The Nitrospira defluvii genome contains a region encoding:
- a CDS encoding FecR family protein, which translates to MGTAEPNSVASAASAWLVRIETGTVTADERRRFAEWLAADQAHPAAYREAEQFWRSLDGLNPDDIRELDRYLPPESDSERPGATHSWRRLTAMAACVLLVAGAGLWLALVLWPLGDYRTAVGEQRAITLPDGSMVRLNTDTALSIAMTDGTRRLTLHRGEAFFTVAPDRARPFEVTASEGTIRALGTAFNVRTDGVQTTVTVSEHSVRIRVGHEPPMDVQAGEQLRYQPNGWLGSVEQIDLNRTLAWQQHRLVFEDQPLPEVLEEVARYRSGRFVFLRDQSLNKLLVTGSFDTERLDRFLPALEESLPIRIVTFADRLILLYRSRITKS; encoded by the coding sequence ATGGGCACAGCAGAACCCAACAGCGTTGCGTCAGCGGCATCCGCCTGGCTGGTCCGGATTGAAACCGGCACCGTCACGGCCGACGAGCGTCGGCGCTTTGCCGAATGGCTGGCCGCAGACCAGGCCCATCCCGCCGCCTATCGTGAAGCGGAACAATTCTGGCGCTCATTAGATGGCCTAAACCCGGACGATATCCGCGAACTGGATCGATACCTGCCTCCAGAGTCGGACTCCGAGAGGCCCGGAGCAACGCATTCCTGGCGGCGACTCACCGCAATGGCCGCCTGCGTCCTGCTGGTCGCAGGTGCCGGTCTCTGGTTGGCGCTCGTCCTCTGGCCGCTCGGAGACTATCGCACCGCGGTGGGAGAGCAGCGCGCCATTACGCTACCCGACGGCTCAATGGTGCGACTCAACACCGACACCGCACTGTCGATCGCCATGACCGATGGCACACGCCGCCTCACCCTCCACCGCGGGGAAGCCTTCTTCACCGTCGCCCCGGATCGGGCCCGCCCCTTCGAGGTAACGGCCAGTGAGGGCACCATCCGCGCGTTGGGCACCGCATTTAACGTCCGAACGGACGGGGTCCAGACGACGGTCACGGTGTCCGAACATAGTGTGCGCATTCGCGTGGGGCACGAACCGCCCATGGACGTCCAAGCCGGCGAACAGCTTCGCTATCAGCCGAACGGATGGCTTGGATCAGTGGAACAAATCGACCTGAACCGCACCTTGGCGTGGCAACAGCATCGCCTCGTGTTCGAGGATCAACCGTTGCCGGAAGTGCTGGAGGAAGTCGCCCGCTATCGTTCAGGCCGGTTTGTATTCCTGCGAGATCAGTCACTCAACAAGCTGTTGGTCACTGGTTCCTTCGATACCGAGCGACTGGACCGCTTCCTTCCCGCCCTTGAGGAAAGCCTCCCGATCCGCATCGTGACCTTCGCCGACCGCCTCATCCTGCTGTATCGAAGCCGCATCACAAAATCGTAA
- a CDS encoding RNA polymerase sigma factor, which yields MSELTQHDLSALVRDHGPDLQQFLTRRLGCVDTAKDLVQDTFVRVLQNRSSEVLGNPRAFLFRVATNLLIDHHRRQQHRDTVTLDDPDRPLDQADLSPSIERVVWSKQQVARLQQAIEELPPKCRQVFLLIKFHHFTHAEVAVKLGISQSTVVKHMIKAVDFCRTRLDRP from the coding sequence ATGTCGGAATTGACACAGCACGACCTGTCGGCGTTAGTCCGCGATCACGGGCCGGATCTGCAGCAGTTCCTCACCCGGCGCTTGGGCTGCGTCGACACGGCCAAGGATCTCGTGCAAGACACGTTTGTACGCGTGCTGCAGAACAGGTCTAGCGAGGTCCTCGGTAACCCGCGCGCGTTTCTCTTTCGGGTGGCGACGAATCTGCTCATCGATCACCACCGTCGTCAGCAACACCGGGACACCGTCACACTGGATGACCCTGATCGCCCGCTCGATCAGGCGGACCTCAGTCCTTCCATTGAACGGGTCGTGTGGTCGAAGCAGCAGGTGGCACGCCTCCAACAGGCCATTGAGGAACTTCCCCCGAAGTGTCGCCAGGTGTTTCTCCTCATCAAATTTCACCACTTCACCCATGCGGAGGTGGCAGTCAAACTGGGCATTTCCCAGAGTACGGTCGTCAAACATATGATCAAGGCGGTGGATTTTTGTCGGACTCGACTCGACAGGCCGTAA
- a CDS encoding Fur family transcriptional regulator, protein MNVVTRLSRSNRQERRLDEGIQRIRTSFGRTRLNWSLQRERIVQAFLQEEHITIRELYRRLNRQGQRAPLNTIYRTMRVLCDKGFAQARRFNEETQYDNLFAKGAHDHLICTGCGHIVEFEDPTIERLRQQIASVNGFHLTAQNLELYGLCADCRPVSVKALGR, encoded by the coding sequence ATGAACGTAGTGACCCGGTTGTCTCGAAGCAACCGCCAGGAACGACGGTTAGACGAGGGCATTCAACGCATCCGGACAAGTTTTGGCCGGACGCGGCTGAACTGGAGCCTGCAGCGTGAACGCATCGTCCAGGCCTTTCTGCAGGAAGAGCACATCACGATTCGCGAGTTGTATCGCCGGCTCAATCGGCAGGGCCAGCGTGCGCCGCTGAACACGATCTATCGGACGATGCGAGTGTTGTGCGACAAAGGCTTTGCGCAGGCTCGTCGTTTCAATGAAGAAACCCAGTACGATAACCTGTTTGCAAAAGGGGCGCACGATCATCTCATCTGTACGGGCTGCGGACACATCGTCGAATTCGAGGATCCGACCATCGAACGGCTGCGGCAGCAGATCGCGTCAGTGAATGGATTCCATCTGACCGCGCAGAATTTGGAGCTCTATGGGCTTTGTGCCGACTGCCGCCCGGTCAGTGTAAAGGCGTTGGGGCGCTAA
- a CDS encoding PepSY-associated TM helix domain-containing protein, with product MPPPPRRSWKKIWLRVHLYVGLIGGGLFVLTSLTGSLLVFYKTIDEWLNPEQVIRTVGTDQPLSDIVAGAKTAHPDWSPPDTLIFPLHERDTFHAWFKDPASAPPKVRWHVVAVDPSTARPLSNREWGNFFVSFIYELHQELLLGKPGEIFVGILALFLLLSIGSGLYLWWPSPGKLRRALTFQTDGSLIRKHYDLHKLTGLVGAILLMLLALTGFYLEFPDAVTSVVQWFSPVRETGPEDQPQSEWQAGVPTILPEQAIAIARATFPDARPMWMGLPQHERDSYSVGLRQPEEIRQAGGQTEVWIDQYSGAVLRAQDWREFTGGETFLAWLFPLHNGEAFGLTGRWLILVAGLTPLPLYVTALRMWWLKQDAHRRRRES from the coding sequence ATGCCCCCACCCCCCCGCCGTTCCTGGAAAAAAATCTGGCTGCGCGTCCACTTATATGTGGGGTTGATAGGAGGAGGGTTGTTTGTCCTGACCAGTCTGACCGGCAGCCTGCTGGTGTTCTACAAAACCATCGATGAATGGCTGAATCCGGAGCAGGTGATCCGAACGGTCGGGACCGATCAACCTCTGAGCGACATCGTCGCGGGAGCCAAGACGGCACACCCGGATTGGTCCCCTCCTGACACCCTCATCTTTCCACTCCACGAGCGCGACACGTTCCATGCCTGGTTCAAGGATCCTGCGTCCGCTCCACCCAAAGTGCGTTGGCATGTCGTCGCCGTCGATCCCTCGACTGCCCGCCCCCTCAGCAACCGGGAATGGGGCAACTTCTTCGTCTCGTTCATCTATGAACTGCATCAGGAGCTGCTCCTGGGAAAACCTGGCGAGATCTTCGTCGGCATCTTGGCCCTATTTCTTCTCCTCTCGATCGGAAGCGGCCTCTATCTCTGGTGGCCGAGTCCGGGGAAGCTCCGTCGTGCCTTGACGTTTCAGACCGACGGGAGCCTCATTCGAAAACACTATGACCTGCATAAGCTCACCGGTCTGGTCGGAGCAATCCTCCTCATGCTACTTGCCCTGACAGGCTTCTATTTGGAGTTTCCCGACGCCGTCACCTCGGTCGTGCAATGGTTCTCACCGGTTCGAGAGACCGGACCTGAAGACCAGCCGCAATCCGAGTGGCAGGCTGGAGTGCCGACGATTCTTCCTGAACAGGCGATCGCGATCGCCCGCGCCACCTTCCCCGATGCTCGACCGATGTGGATGGGCCTGCCGCAGCATGAGCGGGACAGTTATTCGGTCGGGCTGAGACAACCGGAGGAGATCCGTCAGGCAGGAGGGCAGACCGAAGTCTGGATCGATCAATACAGCGGCGCGGTGCTTCGGGCGCAGGACTGGCGGGAGTTCACCGGCGGAGAAACCTTTCTCGCCTGGCTGTTCCCGCTCCATAACGGCGAAGCGTTTGGATTGACCGGCCGCTGGCTCATCCTTGTCGCCGGGCTCACGCCGCTGCCGCTCTATGTGACGGCATTGCGGATGTGGTGGTTGAAACAAGACGCCCATCGGCGTCGCCGGGAAAGTTAG
- a CDS encoding TonB-dependent receptor domain-containing protein has protein sequence MYVIPRMILVLLCALGVGAGLCGTVAAEQTALREEPVEFNIPPQPLSQALRAFRDQSGIRFIHRAELIQSEQSEGVIGRYSSKDALSLMLKGTGLAYYTADDGTVVLERAAPSGASSAAAAPLVALGPDEPVTAAGAEEAVKVPLVEIIGTSENALDYIPGSGRVITKERIEQNHRLTINEALREVPGVHVRDEDGLGIRPNIGIRGLDPTRSRKVHIMEDGVPIMMMPYADPSSYYFPPIFRFDRIEVLKGSGQLLYGPQTIGGVMNFITRMPSAKPEGNFQFWGGNNNYFNTHFDYGGTWGKSGYMVDYTHYQSDTPRFTNVRAKVDDITFKTVQELSDRTQIMAKFNYYREDSGIGYQGLTESEWGSPRGQNRQTLFKNDHFDFRRMGAHVAVNHMFTANLTSTTNFFGHYMSRDWTRQTTQGVNADGSLNGALQFGNAIPATAFGAVPGNARFTNEREYWVYGVESRFKYDHSILGVNATADFGARYMYEQSDRKQFRNTGSGIGVTSSCFLAVAGATCLNENNLRTTNAYALFFQERLIFGQFTITPGVRVEHINYDQYDRLQNSGNGAFGKANFTEVLPGIGVTYAPFKNHTFFFGAHRGMSPPQVSDAITGTGAVVDLGPELSWTYELGTRGNLANWAGYEFTLFQMDFDNQIISQSAAGGTGATLTSAGETRHRGIEFATSLDLWDAMKGRDKDQDVTLDLNYTWVAQAEFIGTRNSSITGGALLPTEAAVVSVSGNRLPYSPKHLLTAGIGFTNRAFSLGAFNARLEAQCISDQFGDDRNIVAPTANGQRGMVRGWCMMNASVNQYVKKINTTFFFVAKNMLDQATIMDRTRGIYPGLPALWQAGAKWTF, from the coding sequence ATGTACGTCATACCCAGGATGATCCTGGTCCTCCTGTGCGCGCTCGGTGTCGGCGCGGGCTTGTGCGGCACGGTTGCCGCCGAGCAGACCGCCTTGCGGGAGGAACCGGTCGAATTCAACATCCCCCCGCAGCCGCTCAGCCAAGCGTTACGCGCATTTCGTGATCAGAGCGGGATTCGATTCATTCACCGAGCGGAATTGATCCAGTCCGAGCAATCCGAAGGTGTCATAGGCCGATACTCATCCAAAGACGCCTTGTCGCTCATGCTCAAGGGAACCGGATTGGCCTACTACACAGCCGATGACGGAACGGTCGTGCTGGAGCGGGCTGCGCCTTCCGGCGCCTCGTCTGCCGCGGCGGCACCGTTGGTCGCCCTCGGCCCCGATGAACCAGTGACGGCGGCAGGCGCGGAAGAAGCGGTCAAGGTGCCGCTGGTCGAAATCATCGGTACGTCCGAAAATGCCCTCGACTACATTCCCGGCTCCGGCCGCGTGATTACCAAAGAGCGTATCGAACAGAACCATCGTCTCACCATCAATGAAGCCCTGCGCGAAGTGCCGGGCGTGCATGTCCGGGATGAAGACGGGTTGGGTATCCGACCGAACATCGGTATCAGAGGGTTGGACCCTACCAGGAGTCGCAAAGTGCACATCATGGAAGACGGGGTGCCGATCATGATGATGCCCTACGCCGATCCCTCATCCTATTACTTTCCCCCGATCTTTCGTTTCGATCGGATCGAGGTTCTGAAAGGAAGCGGGCAGTTGCTCTACGGTCCGCAAACCATCGGGGGCGTGATGAATTTCATCACCCGTATGCCGTCGGCCAAACCGGAGGGAAACTTTCAGTTTTGGGGCGGCAACAACAACTACTTCAACACCCACTTCGACTACGGAGGCACCTGGGGCAAAAGCGGCTACATGGTGGACTACACCCACTATCAGAGCGACACTCCGCGGTTCACCAATGTCAGGGCCAAGGTGGACGACATCACGTTCAAGACGGTCCAAGAGCTGAGCGACCGGACGCAAATCATGGCGAAGTTCAATTACTACCGCGAGGATTCCGGCATCGGCTACCAAGGGTTGACCGAATCTGAATGGGGCTCTCCACGCGGCCAAAACAGGCAGACCCTGTTCAAGAACGATCACTTCGATTTTCGCCGGATGGGCGCGCATGTGGCGGTCAACCACATGTTCACCGCCAACTTGACGTCGACCACCAACTTCTTCGGCCATTACATGTCCCGCGACTGGACGAGGCAGACGACACAGGGAGTCAACGCCGATGGGAGCCTCAACGGCGCTCTGCAGTTCGGCAACGCCATTCCCGCCACCGCCTTCGGGGCTGTCCCCGGCAATGCGCGGTTCACCAATGAACGGGAGTATTGGGTCTACGGGGTCGAATCGCGCTTCAAGTACGATCATTCAATTCTCGGGGTCAACGCGACGGCCGATTTCGGCGCACGCTACATGTACGAGCAGTCGGATCGAAAGCAATTTCGGAATACGGGATCAGGCATAGGCGTCACGTCGAGCTGCTTCTTGGCCGTGGCCGGCGCCACCTGTTTGAACGAAAACAACCTGCGGACGACCAACGCCTATGCGTTGTTCTTCCAGGAACGCCTCATCTTCGGTCAATTTACAATTACCCCCGGCGTGCGCGTCGAGCACATCAACTACGACCAATACGACCGGCTGCAGAACAGCGGCAACGGGGCGTTCGGGAAAGCCAATTTTACCGAAGTGCTGCCGGGAATCGGCGTCACATATGCGCCATTCAAGAACCACACGTTCTTCTTCGGCGCGCATCGCGGCATGTCGCCTCCGCAGGTCTCGGACGCCATCACGGGAACCGGGGCCGTCGTCGATCTGGGACCGGAATTGAGCTGGACCTACGAGTTGGGCACCAGGGGCAACCTGGCCAACTGGGCCGGGTATGAATTCACCCTCTTCCAGATGGACTTCGATAACCAGATCATCTCGCAGTCGGCGGCGGGCGGTACCGGCGCAACCCTGACGAGCGCGGGAGAGACCAGGCACCGCGGCATCGAATTCGCCACCAGCCTCGACCTCTGGGATGCGATGAAGGGACGGGATAAGGACCAGGATGTGACGCTCGATTTGAATTACACCTGGGTGGCTCAGGCCGAGTTCATCGGCACGCGCAACAGCTCGATCACCGGTGGGGCGCTCCTGCCCACGGAAGCGGCGGTCGTGAGTGTGAGCGGCAATCGGCTCCCCTACTCGCCCAAACATCTGCTGACGGCGGGGATCGGGTTTACCAACCGGGCATTCAGCCTCGGCGCGTTCAATGCCAGGCTGGAAGCGCAGTGCATCAGCGATCAGTTCGGAGACGACCGGAACATTGTCGCCCCGACGGCGAACGGACAACGGGGCATGGTCCGGGGATGGTGCATGATGAACGCATCGGTCAACCAGTATGTGAAGAAGATCAACACGACCTTCTTCTTCGTCGCCAAGAACATGCTGGATCAAGCCACCATCATGGATCGAACCCGCGGCATCTATCCTGGCCTCCCGGCGCTCTGGCAAGCCGGCGCCAAGTGGACGTTCTAG
- a CDS encoding FecR family protein: MPQPDDIESSQHLAPQRPWEEANAWLLRIHSGMMSEQERRDFSAWRTRDPEHESQFRQAQHFWQALDGLADQVRRDPPPAANPPPHKSLPLPASTPPKFDYRRRPWGMALAASLLLATLGFSLWPSVEFWLADYHTRPGEHTAVSLADGSVVHLNTRSALSVSLSQNRRSLSLKQGEALFEVAHDPARPFEVTVGDGVVQALGTVFNIDRHGRDTVVSVLDGTVRVLRRDHSIDVHAGSRIIIEDGGRVTHPEPVNLPSVTAWRRHELVFDQMPLHEIIAELNRYRTDMVLIVDTSLRTQKLSGSVSLNDPVQSLTLLQRAARFRTIQLTPYLTILAR; this comes from the coding sequence ATGCCTCAACCTGACGACATCGAGTCATCCCAACATCTTGCCCCGCAGCGCCCCTGGGAGGAAGCGAATGCATGGCTGCTCCGCATCCATTCCGGAATGATGTCGGAACAGGAGCGACGGGACTTTTCCGCCTGGCGAACTCGTGATCCCGAGCATGAGTCTCAGTTCCGACAGGCTCAGCACTTCTGGCAAGCCTTGGATGGGTTGGCAGACCAGGTCCGTCGAGACCCACCCCCTGCAGCGAACCCACCACCCCACAAGTCGCTCCCGCTGCCTGCTTCAACGCCGCCGAAATTCGATTATCGCCGACGCCCATGGGGAATGGCCCTTGCCGCCAGCCTGCTCCTGGCGACCCTCGGATTCAGCCTGTGGCCCAGCGTCGAATTCTGGCTGGCCGATTACCATACCCGTCCGGGAGAACACACAGCGGTGTCGTTGGCCGATGGATCCGTGGTTCACCTCAATACACGATCGGCATTGTCCGTTTCGCTCTCGCAGAACCGTCGCAGCCTGTCGCTGAAGCAGGGCGAAGCCCTGTTCGAGGTCGCACATGACCCCGCACGCCCCTTCGAGGTGACCGTCGGGGACGGCGTGGTGCAAGCGCTCGGAACGGTGTTTAATATCGATCGCCACGGGCGAGACACCGTCGTCAGCGTCTTGGATGGAACGGTCCGTGTCTTGCGCCGTGACCACTCGATCGACGTGCACGCAGGCTCCCGCATCATCATCGAAGACGGAGGGCGGGTTACTCACCCCGAACCCGTCAACCTCCCCAGCGTCACAGCCTGGCGCCGGCATGAGCTGGTCTTCGACCAGATGCCGCTGCACGAGATCATTGCGGAACTGAACCGGTATCGAACCGATATGGTGCTCATTGTCGACACCAGCCTTCGTACCCAAAAGTTGTCGGGAAGCGTCTCCCTGAACGATCCCGTCCAATCCCTGACCCTGCTGCAACGGGCCGCCCGGTTTCGCACGATCCAGTTGACGCCCTACCTCACGATCCTGGCGCGCTGA
- a CDS encoding RNA polymerase sigma factor, giving the protein MSEWSERPDLGPLSLACPTVDESAQTSTVSLDTLIAFVRIEQNELLRFFTWKVRCPSAAADLVQELYLRIVTLTNPESVRNPRSFLYTTAKHLAIDYLRGQERTSSRSTPLDQAVTLPTDLPDAETTLDAKHRLASLLQAIDSMPPKRRAVFIMFKFEQKSYLDIARELNISIKTVEHHLTKAMRYCRARFEAQHLSTTSE; this is encoded by the coding sequence GACCTTGGCCCGCTCAGCCTGGCCTGCCCAACCGTGGACGAGAGCGCTCAAACGTCGACCGTCTCGCTTGACACCTTGATCGCGTTTGTCCGGATCGAACAGAATGAGTTGCTGCGCTTTTTTACCTGGAAGGTCAGATGTCCGTCGGCAGCAGCCGATCTGGTGCAGGAACTCTACTTGCGTATCGTCACCCTGACGAACCCTGAGAGCGTCAGAAACCCGCGCAGTTTTCTCTACACCACCGCCAAACACCTGGCCATTGATTACTTGCGAGGACAGGAACGCACTAGCTCACGGTCCACTCCTCTGGACCAAGCCGTGACCCTCCCGACGGATCTACCGGACGCGGAGACCACCCTTGATGCCAAACACCGATTAGCATCGTTACTTCAAGCCATCGACAGCATGCCGCCCAAACGGCGAGCCGTGTTCATCATGTTCAAGTTCGAGCAGAAGAGTTATCTGGACATTGCCCGCGAGCTCAACATTTCCATCAAAACCGTCGAACACCACCTCACAAAAGCCATGAGGTACTGCCGGGCTCGGTTTGAGGCGCAGCACCTATCCACCACCAGTGAATGA